The window AATCAGGTAGTGAAGAATGACAGAAGATAATAGTCAAATAATTTATTTAGAAGCTGATGCAGATATTACTGAGGTTACAAGGTTATTTAGTCAATCAAAATCAAGTAATATTCGTCTGGTAGTTCCTGCCAAGTCGGGTCTGCTCAGGAGCTCGATCAACCTTAGATTACTTGGTAGACAGATCAAGAATAGTAATAAGCAGGTAATATTGGTTTGTCCAGATCAAGCGATTCAGAAATTGATTTTAAGAAATGGGTTGGATGTTGCTAGTACAATCAAGTCAGAGCCACTAGAGGCAGAGCTAGTCTTGCCCAGTCAATTGGATACCTCAACTCAACAAGTTCAGGTAGTCAATCAAGATAACCAGTTAGACTTAGAGGAAGATTCTGAGCATGGTCAACAGATTGAAAAAAGTGATGACTTGTTAGTTACTAAAGATGATACTGATACTGAGCCTGAGGATAAAGAGATTATACAAGACCCTAAAACTACTTTTATTCAGTCAGATTCTAAAGCATTAAGCATTCCAGATTTTGATCATTTCAGAAAGAGAATCTTGATCGGGCTTGGACTTGGATTAATGGCAGTGACTTTGGTAGTTATTGGAGTCTTATTGCCCCGAGCTGAAGTCAAGATTAGTTTGCAAGCTGACCAAGTGCCAGTCGACCTTCGTTTGGATAGGTCAGAGTTTACTACTGGGGAGATTGGCCAGGTAACCGATAGCGAGACCCTGACCACTTCAGTCGTTGCTAGTGAAGAAAAAGACCTGGGTAAGGTCGCTCAAGGCCAGATAGTGATTCAGAATTGTGAAGATAGTGATACACATAGTCTCAAGAAGGGTGCTAGACTGACTGCTAATGGCTTGGTATTTGAGTTAGATCAAGTAGTCACTATTCCAGCTGGAATTTTTAGCTCTGGGGGGACTGTTTGTTCCACTCCACTTGTAGAGGCTGGAATTAAGGCAACTGATAAGGGCTCTGACTTCAATTTATCTCAGGCTAGTTTTGATTTTGCAGATCTCAGTGCCAATTTCAAGGTTACTGGGACTACGAGTGGTGGTGAGAGTAAGATAGTCAAGGTAGTTTCTCAGGCAGATATTGATACTGCCAAGGAAAGATTAGTAGCCACCAATAGTCTTGATCAGTCAGAACTGGTCAGCCGAATTAGTCAAGATAGTAGAGTGATAGAGGGTAGTTATGCGGAAACAATTGATCAGGAAACTGTGGCTAATCCTGCCGGGAGCCAAGTTGATCAGACTGAGCTAAAGATTACTGTTGTATCTAGCTTGGATTACTTAGAAAATACAGCCATTAGTCGGGTTCTGGATCAGTCTTTGCTAGATAACTCTGATGGTAGTAAGCAGATATTTGATAATGGTCTTGAAGATGCTGGATTAAGCTATCAGGATGGACAAGTAATAATTACTACTACAGGATACCTCGGACCAAAGTTTGATCAAGAGCGAATCATTAAAGAGTTACGATTTGCTAGCAAGAAACAGGTTCGTGAGATAGTCAAGAAACATATCAACTATCAGGATTTACAAGTCAATGGAGGGATTACATTTTTGTCGAGGATGCCAATCTTTGATTCGAAAATTAGCCTGGAGCTCGAAGTCACAAATATTTAGAGGTCAGATATTTTGTGTTGTACGACTAGACTTATAGCCCCCGTAAACAAAACCTGTACCTTATGGTACATAACTATCACTATTACTTCTCATCATATCTACATATATGATTTATTACAATAACAACAATTCTAGGTCTATAATCTATCACTCCCAAGCGAACAGGTTTTGTTTTTGGCAGCTATACCTAGAAATCCTGAAGGGGTTTATTGGTATCTAGAAATATAAATAAAAACAACACAAGTAATCACGCGGTCTAACATTTTCATATATGGGTTCCCAGAGCTTTTTAGATGAAGATAGGAAAAGTCCAGTATGACAATACGGGTTTTGTTTGGTTGACACTAGCTAAGCGGTTTGTTAGAATTCTAGCTAGTATCTTTGTTGTTTGTATAAGTAAGTGAGGTACTGAGTTAATTAATATGGAGTATTGCTATTAGTAAGTTTACTAGTGTCTCTACTGTTCTAGTTCGTCGAAATAAATCCCAGAATCCAAAATCTACTGCCAGTTACCAAAATCAGAGTAAGTCTAGAAAAGAATTACGATTGTTCTTACCTGTTATTTACTTAATGCTGGTTGTGTTTAGTCTCAACTTTCAACTACTCCCCAATATCTTGGTAGCCACCGACCATGGCCAACCTCAAAGTTTTTCAAAAGGCCTGGATAGCTATGGTTTTTTGCAAGCTACTAGTGATATAGCAAAGTTGGCACCAATAGCAGAATTACCAAACCAGGGTTCTAGTGCAGGCCAAGAGATTAGTGCTAATGATTCCACCAGCCTAGATACAACTGGTGGTGATTTTATCACTAAGCCCAAGCCAACTTTGACTGAAGGTAAAGCTACCAGGGATGTAATAGAATATCAGGTCAAAGAAGGTGATACTATCTCAACAATTGCTAGTAGTTTTGGTTTGACTACCGATACTGTTAGGTGGGCAAATCAATTAGATCAAGATCAGGCACTTGGGGTGGGAGAAAGTTTAAAGATTTTGCCTATTGATGGGGTGTTGCATTGGGTTAAGCCCGGATCTGGAGATACCCTAGATCAACTATCTGCTCTGTACAAAGTAGATAAGAAAGTAATTATCAGTTATAACCAAATTCTTGATAATAAGCTTGAGGATGATATAGTTCTGGTGGTGCCTGGAGGTAAGATAGAAGAGGCAGAGGTTAGTCAAGAAACTACCCAGAATCAAGTAGCCCTTGATCAGCCAGCTACTGCCCAAGTTACTGTCCAGCCAGTTCAGAGTGCTCCTATTGCAACCCAACCAGAGGCATTGACTAGTTATAGTGGAGGTTATAACAATTATGCATATGGATACTGCACTTGGTATGTTGCGAATCGTCGAGCGGTCCCAGCTAGTATGGGTAATGCAGTAAATTGGTATTATGCAGCCCAGGCTGCTGGATTTGGTGTCGGTAGCCAACCGATAGTCGGGGCTGTAGCTTGGACGCCAGCTGGCTATTATGGTCATGTGGCCTATGTTGAGGCTGTAGAGGGCAATCAGGTATATGTTTCAGAAATGAATTATGCAGGCTGGGGAGTAGTATCTTATCGTTGGGTATCTGCCAGTGCATTTAGTTATATTTACTAAGTTGATATTCAATGTTTATTGATCAGGTTAGGATTACCGTCCAAGCAGGGCGAGGTGGTGATGGCCGGGTTAGTCTACTGAGCAATAGAAGTCAGGCCAAAGGGGGTCCAGATGGTGGTGATGGTGGTGATGGTGGTGATGTGATCATTCAGGCTAGTCACAATTATAGTACCCTTAGTCATTTTCGTGGTAAAAAACGCTTTAGTGCTGAGAATGGACAGATGGGAGATAAATTTAGACGACATGGTAAGCGTGGTCAAGACATTACCCTTGAAGTGCCTGTAGGTACGGTGATTAAGTCGGAAGGGGAGGTCATAGCCGATCTAGTAGCCAATCATCAGGCTGTAGTGATTGCGAAAGGTGG of the Candidatus Saccharibacteria bacterium genome contains:
- a CDS encoding LysM peptidoglycan-binding domain-containing protein; amino-acid sequence: MLVVFSLNFQLLPNILVATDHGQPQSFSKGLDSYGFLQATSDIAKLAPIAELPNQGSSAGQEISANDSTSLDTTGGDFITKPKPTLTEGKATRDVIEYQVKEGDTISTIASSFGLTTDTVRWANQLDQDQALGVGESLKILPIDGVLHWVKPGSGDTLDQLSALYKVDKKVIISYNQILDNKLEDDIVLVVPGGKIEEAEVSQETTQNQVALDQPATAQVTVQPVQSAPIATQPEALTSYSGGYNNYAYGYCTWYVANRRAVPASMGNAVNWYYAAQAAGFGVGSQPIVGAVAWTPAGYYGHVAYVEAVEGNQVYVSEMNYAGWGVVSYRWVSASAFSYIY